The nucleotide sequence GAGATTTGCAGCCGCCAGTTTTCCGCATGTGGGACCAAGAAGCCCAAGACAAGCTGCAGGCCGATCGCGACAAGAGTAACCATGATGCGGGTGCAGTGTTCACCAATGCCTATTGGATGCGCGCATATGGCTACCAGGAAGGCGACCTCAAGCCCGATGGCACAGCGCCAAAGCCTGTCAATGCAAGTAGTCCTCAACAAGTGGCATTTGCCGAGGCTGGCTCTGTTGTAGATGGGGTGGACGCCATCGTCAACGATGCGATGTCAGCGTGGGAACCCGTTCTTGCGCCGATGGTGGACCCTATTCAAGCGGCGCTGGATGAATCGGTGTCTAAGGGGGAGACGGCGGCTGAGTTTCTGGCACGCTTACCTGCGATTTTGGAGACTATGAACCCTGATGCGCTGGCGCGCGCGCTGACCCATGCTGCCTTTGTGGCGCGCTTGGGTGCGCAGGCGGGTTTGTCCGATGTCTGACGCCACCGACTTTGCCGCGCTGAACAAGCTGGCGCCTGCGCAGGCGGTTGACTTTTTGCAGCGCCGCAAGATGTTGACCGTGACGCATTCTTGGCAGGACTTGTGGCATGAAGAGCATGCCCAGCAGTTCACCATCAGCCGCCTGACACGTGTCGATCTGCTTGCGACCATCCAGAAGATGATCACCAAGAGTGTGCAGGGTGACTTGAGCCGGCGTGACTATATGCGCAACGCCAAGGCGGCTTTATCTGAGGCGGGCTGGTGGGGTGAGAAGACGGTGATTGACCCCGCCACTGGCCGGGAAGTGATTACCCGGTTTGACGCAGCGCGGTTGAAGTTAATTTATGACACCAACACCCGCCAGGCGTATGCGGCGGGTCTGTGGGAGCGTGCCGAGCGCAATAAGGCCGCAATGCCTTACCTGCGCTATATCACCCAGCGCGATGCGCGCGTGCGCGAGTTACACCGGCAGTGGGACAACGTGACATTGCCTGTAGACCATCCGTTTTGGAATACGCACTGGCCGCCTTGTGGCTACCGGTGTCGGTGCCGGGCGATGTCGGTCAGCCAGCGGGAATACGACCAAGGGAAAACGCCAGACGGCAGTCCGATGAAGAAGACCGCGCCCGAGGTGCTGACACGCGACTGGGTGAACAAACGCACGGGCGAGGTCAGCGCGGTGCCGGTAGGCATTACCCCAGGCTTTGATTACAACGTAGGTCAGGCCAGCACCAGGGCAGCGGCACTGCAGAAGTTGGTGACGGACAAGCTGTCAACCCAGGAGGGAAATCTGGCTTTGACGGCAGAAGCCCTGGGCATGCAGGCACCCAAGAACGCGCAGGTGGTAGCGGACGTGCCAGATTGGAAGTCTTTGGGCTACCCAGACTTGCGGCTTGCCAAGAATGTGGCAGTGGCACCAGAGCTATTGCCTGGTGTGCAGACGAACGCGGAGGCGGTGGTGATATTGCGCGACGCACTGGGCATACCTGAAGGCGGCGCGGTGGTAGTAACCACGCCCATTGAGGCTGTCACTATCCTGGATAGCACCTTGCTGCATGTGGTGGAAAAACGGCGCGATCAGCGTGAGCGGTTTGCCAACTTCGTTTTGCCCACGTTGCAGTCACCGTCTGAAATATGGGAAGTGGCCTATGACGACGCCACGCTTCGCAGGCGCTATCTCAAGGTGTTTAGCGGCTCAAAGTATG is from Rhodoferax aquaticus and encodes:
- a CDS encoding PBECR2 nuclease fold domain-containing protein, translated to MSDATDFAALNKLAPAQAVDFLQRRKMLTVTHSWQDLWHEEHAQQFTISRLTRVDLLATIQKMITKSVQGDLSRRDYMRNAKAALSEAGWWGEKTVIDPATGREVITRFDAARLKLIYDTNTRQAYAAGLWERAERNKAAMPYLRYITQRDARVRELHRQWDNVTLPVDHPFWNTHWPPCGYRCRCRAMSVSQREYDQGKTPDGSPMKKTAPEVLTRDWVNKRTGEVSAVPVGITPGFDYNVGQASTRAAALQKLVTDKLSTQEGNLALTAEALGMQAPKNAQVVADVPDWKSLGYPDLRLAKNVAVAPELLPGVQTNAEAVVILRDALGIPEGGAVVVTTPIEAVTILDSTLLHVVEKRRDQRERFANFVLPTLQSPSEIWEVAYDDATLRRRYLKVFSGSKYDLFVMVKVEPDGGIFWNMMQRDRKGLNALRVGERVYVDPAL